The genomic region TGCAAGCGTGCCACTGCCATCGGTAAGCACATTGCTGACCATGCGCATGTTGGTGCGTTCAGAGGGAGGGGCAAGCGCAATCATACGATTAAGATCAAGCTCCAGTGTTTCGATCCAGGCACCGCCTTCACCATCATTGAAATCGCCATCAAATTTTAGACGCTCTAGTGAGGCAACTAGCGTATCGCTCTCGATCGCCATGTTTTCTACGATCATAGCGCCGAGGTGCTCGTCCTGTTCACCTTGCATGCCATGAAGCGCTTCAATACGTAACCGATCTAGTAGTAGAGAGCCGCTTCCTAAGTCACCTAAATCTTCTCCCTGCATCGCTACGCCGCTGAACTCCAGCATACCGATGGTATCTGCGGAGAGTTGTTCTCCGCGCACTTCGGCAATTTCTAGACGTCCAGGCGCCGGGCCTATGCCTAATTCATACAGGAAGTCGCCCGCTAACTCAGAGTTAAGATCCAAGGCAATATTGTCAATGCTCAAATTTGCCAGGTTTAAAGGTGTTTGTTGCATCGACTCATCATTGAAAACCGCCATGCCTGGCTCGCCAAATACCGCGCTGTCGATACTCATGAGCAACAGCTCTGTCAGGCTGTCTTCGACCCTGATGCCTTCCACGCGTACTTCGTCAGGGCTGTCGTAGTTGCCACTAACAATATAACGCTCAATTTTAAGACGTTCACCCTCTGGTGATTCATAAACAATGTCTTCGGCGGTGAAGCGGTCTCGAAGCACTGCTTTGGAGACATCGCCAATACGCAGTTCGCCATCGGCGAAGAGCGCGGTGAGTTCCGCCTCAAGACGCTCGGGGGTAGCAAAGCTTGGGCCAGCGACCAGAAGACTTAACGTGGCGATACCAACACACGTAGGTTTGATAAAAAATGACATTGGGCAGCCTTTCAATGAGTAGAGCCATAGACCAAGTGTAGGCTTATAGCGCTTACAGTATTGGGTAGATTAACCGATAATAGCTGATTAAGAGGATAGAATGTAAATTTAGATTAGTTTTCTGGGTCGAGGAATGCGTACTCACTCCACAGCACGGAGCCGTCAACTAGTTGGGACGTGCGTTATTAAGCGGGTCAGAGATAAAGCTTTAGAAACTTCGTTTTGCAGGTGATGGCAGCAAGGTAGGCAGGGATAATAGCGCTTGGATCATAAAAAAAGCCTGCTACTAACTAAATAGCAGGGCTTTGGGTGCGCTTTATCCAGTACTTTTGGCTTTATGGTCTGCTAGTGCAGTGCTCACGGCTTCTTCCCACTGGCCTTCGGTAATGCCCCAGTGTTCCATTTGCGCTTGATCGGGGGAGCCTTCGACGGCGGCATCAAGCTCTTCTGGGGTGCTGCTCTCAAAGCAGTGCTTGGCAAATGCTTTGGTCTTGCCGTCCCTTAATTGGTCAATCATTTGCATGCTGGTTCTCCTTTTCCATAGTGAAGCATACGGTGCTATTAATCACCTGAACCAGTGTAGCGGGTTAACGGTGACTCTGCTCAGCGATGACGCTTATACCTGCAGGCTGCGGTATCTTACAGCGTGGCGTCAATGATGATTTTTAGCGCAATGCCTGCCAATAACAGCATAATTAAATTATCGAACCATTGATGAGGCAGGCGTTTACCCAGCTGAGCACCCAAGGGCATTGCCGCTAATATTACTAGCAGTGCGGCCACGCTATATGCGCTGCGCTCTAGGGTTAAAATACCGGTACTCAAGAGCGCGGGAATTTGCACGCAAGTGATTGCCACAAAAAACACCGAGATAGAGCCGATAAACACCGGACGCTCTAGCCGCATAGCGTTGAGAAAGGTAACCGAGGCGGGTGCTGACATGCCTGCCGCACCTTGTAGCACTCCCGCCAGTAGCCCGACAGGCAAAACGATGCGCTTGGCGAGAGCAAAGGGCAGCACCATGGTGCGTTTGGCAAGTTTAATGACTAAATACATCACTATGGCGCCTGCGACCCCTAGCGAGAGCAGGGTTGGCGAGAGCACAACCAAGCCCCAGGTGCCCAGCATAATGCCCAGCCCACCGGCGATTGAAAAAGCGGCTAAAAATTGCATCGGCAAGAGGTGACGGCGGTATTGCCAAACTTGTAGCGCATTGCTTAACAAGTTGGGTGCCACAAGTACCGCAATGGCAAGCTTTACATCATAGAGCATTGTTAGCACGGGGATCACAATCACAGGTACCCCAGAGCCAATAGCCCCCTTAATAACCCCTGCGGCAAGCAGCGTTAGCAGAGCAATAATCACATGCGTGTTCCTAAAAAAGGCAGGTAAAGCGTTAGCGCTAAACCTGCCGTTACGTTGTGCTGTATCTGTATGCGATTACTTAAGCACGTAGCAGGGCGTGTAGGGCTGGCCATCCAGTTTCATGCGGCCTTGAGCCACAAAGGAGGTGAGCAGCTCATCTAAGCGCTGCATGAGTTCCGGTTCAGCGGTTAGCTCAAAGGGGCCGTGTGCTTCAAT from Halomonas sp. 7T harbors:
- a CDS encoding sulfite exporter TauE/SafE family protein, with the protein product MIIALLTLLAAGVIKGAIGSGVPVIVIPVLTMLYDVKLAIAVLVAPNLLSNALQVWQYRRHLLPMQFLAAFSIAGGLGIMLGTWGLVVLSPTLLSLGVAGAIVMYLVIKLAKRTMVLPFALAKRIVLPVGLLAGVLQGAAGMSAPASVTFLNAMRLERPVFIGSISVFFVAITCVQIPALLSTGILTLERSAYSVAALLVILAAMPLGAQLGKRLPHQWFDNLIMLLLAGIALKIIIDATL